The Paenibacillus sp. YPG26 genome includes a window with the following:
- a CDS encoding MerR family transcriptional regulator, producing the protein MATDQLYTIGQAAKICNTSVQTLRFYDKINLVKPGDIDPATGYRHYSNLNLLHIKIVQDMKQLQFSLEEIGQVIGSRSLDEIRTMMILKHEETLYKMNSLRQAADSLEQRISQLDFLKELGHGIPETDVLVELKYIPERRIASRRMHTGCGLEPSVIGFTELYQFIAEAGLQADGYIMTIYHEDLLTFDRDYVDLERCIPIRDEREVREENTARQQPEYLSTIPEGNYITALYCGIPNADSCKQIYQRLLTWMNLGDYEAAGPAIEQYLVDMSQMMKPEEFIVELQVPVRKRLTL; encoded by the coding sequence ATGGCGACAGACCAGCTCTATACCATTGGCCAGGCCGCGAAGATCTGTAACACTTCAGTGCAGACCCTTAGATTTTACGACAAAATAAACCTGGTGAAGCCTGGAGATATTGACCCTGCAACAGGATATCGACATTATTCCAATCTCAATCTTCTGCATATCAAAATTGTGCAGGATATGAAGCAGCTCCAATTCTCACTGGAGGAAATTGGTCAGGTCATCGGCTCCAGAAGTTTGGATGAGATTCGAACGATGATGATCCTGAAGCATGAGGAGACCTTGTACAAGATGAACTCGCTCAGGCAGGCCGCGGATTCCCTCGAGCAGAGAATCAGTCAATTGGATTTCCTGAAGGAGCTGGGACATGGCATTCCCGAGACGGATGTCCTGGTTGAACTTAAATATATACCGGAGCGCAGAATCGCTTCCCGCCGCATGCATACAGGCTGTGGTCTGGAGCCCTCAGTGATTGGATTTACCGAGCTCTATCAATTCATAGCAGAAGCAGGTCTACAGGCTGATGGATACATTATGACTATATATCATGAAGACCTGCTTACTTTTGACCGTGATTATGTGGATCTTGAACGGTGTATTCCCATACGTGACGAGAGGGAAGTGAGGGAAGAGAACACTGCCCGGCAGCAGCCGGAGTATTTGAGTACGATTCCTGAAGGAAACTATATAACTGCGCTGTATTGCGGGATTCCTAACGCGGATTCCTGCAAGCAAATATATCAGCGTCTGCTAACCTGGATGAACTTGGGAGATTATGAGGCGGCTGGACCGGCGATTGAACAATATCTTGTGGATATGTCCCAAATGATGAAGCCTGAAGAATTCATAGTGGAACTGCAAGTTCCGGTGAGAAAAAGATTGACCCTATAG
- a CDS encoding ATP-dependent DNA helicase, with protein sequence MDQRYPFEFDSSQPFIPQLGEWIADVFYDILPEAGFEVRDEQIYMAYQLERAFAEKKTIFAEAGVGTGKTLVYLLYAAAYARYMRKPAIIACADESLIEQLVKPEGDITKLIQHLNFAIDARLGKSPDQYVCLVKLDEARAREMEGTHYDEIYEGLPKFVRTPETMQSFHAYGDRKDYPELNDEQWHKISWDSFQDCFVCDRRHRCGQTLSRDHYRASSDLIICSHDYYMEHVWTYEGRKQEGQLPLLPDHCAVVFDEGHLLETAAQKALSYNLKHTVFEEIVLRLLQGEIRESLAVLIDQAIEQSEIMFHVLEKSSTEVAGSDRMKVNLSSQLLREIAKFRNLLDQIEEELVFEGELYTLNDYQLRIVEEHLEMIQKALSLFQRAEAPICWTSLHKEGLTLSIMPKTVKEVLRDRVFNLRIPIVFSSATLSVDGSFHYVADSLGIQDYLSFSAASPYDYSNAMEIYAPAWREEGSFAGKLELATKLLHQSGGRALILFRTKEELRQFKQQSRMNGELAQYQFYYEGDQEISHLIARFQSEERSILCAVSLWEGLDVPGPSLSNVIIWSLPFPPQDPVFMAKHQSAENPFEEVDLPYMKLRLRQGLGRLIRTSTDHGIAAILGGTLHQADSEITRHVISVLPPGVALGVLEE encoded by the coding sequence TTGGATCAACGTTACCCGTTTGAATTTGATTCTTCACAACCCTTCATTCCCCAGCTTGGTGAATGGATTGCGGATGTGTTCTACGATATATTGCCAGAGGCTGGCTTTGAAGTGCGCGATGAGCAGATCTATATGGCTTACCAGTTAGAAAGAGCTTTTGCGGAGAAAAAGACGATATTCGCGGAAGCCGGCGTGGGCACCGGCAAGACCCTGGTCTATCTACTATATGCTGCGGCCTATGCCCGCTATATGCGGAAGCCCGCCATTATTGCATGTGCGGATGAGTCGCTGATTGAACAGCTTGTTAAGCCAGAAGGGGACATAACGAAGCTGATCCAGCATTTGAACTTTGCTATTGATGCACGTCTTGGCAAGTCACCGGACCAATATGTGTGTCTGGTTAAGCTTGACGAAGCAAGAGCGAGAGAGATGGAAGGCACGCACTATGATGAGATTTATGAGGGGCTGCCGAAATTCGTCCGGACTCCAGAGACCATGCAGTCGTTCCATGCCTACGGGGACCGGAAGGATTACCCAGAGCTGAATGATGAGCAGTGGCATAAGATCAGCTGGGATTCCTTCCAGGACTGCTTCGTATGCGACCGAAGACACCGCTGCGGACAGACGCTATCACGCGACCACTACCGGGCTTCTTCTGATCTGATCATATGTTCACATGATTACTACATGGAGCATGTCTGGACTTACGAGGGCCGTAAGCAGGAGGGCCAGCTTCCGCTGCTCCCGGATCACTGCGCGGTGGTCTTTGACGAAGGACACTTGCTTGAGACCGCTGCCCAGAAGGCGCTGAGTTATAATTTGAAGCATACGGTATTTGAAGAGATTGTTCTGAGACTTCTGCAGGGGGAGATTCGGGAAAGCTTGGCCGTGCTTATCGACCAGGCGATTGAGCAGAGCGAAATCATGTTCCATGTGCTGGAGAAGAGCAGTACTGAAGTGGCGGGTTCTGACCGGATGAAAGTGAACCTGTCCAGTCAGCTCCTCCGTGAAATTGCGAAGTTCAGGAATCTGCTTGATCAGATTGAGGAAGAGCTGGTGTTCGAGGGAGAACTTTATACGCTAAATGATTACCAGCTTCGTATTGTTGAAGAGCACCTCGAGATGATCCAGAAGGCACTAAGCCTGTTCCAACGCGCAGAGGCTCCAATCTGCTGGACAAGCCTGCATAAGGAAGGTCTTACCCTGTCCATTATGCCGAAGACGGTTAAGGAGGTACTGAGGGACCGGGTATTCAATCTGAGAATTCCAATTGTGTTCTCCTCAGCGACTCTGTCTGTGGATGGTTCGTTCCATTATGTAGCGGACAGCCTGGGGATTCAGGATTATCTCTCGTTCTCGGCGGCTTCGCCTTATGATTACTCGAATGCTATGGAGATCTATGCACCGGCTTGGAGAGAAGAAGGCTCATTTGCCGGGAAGCTGGAGCTTGCCACTAAGCTGCTTCATCAAAGTGGGGGCAGAGCTCTAATCCTGTTCCGGACCAAGGAGGAACTGCGCCAGTTCAAACAGCAGTCGCGGATGAATGGGGAACTGGCCCAGTATCAGTTCTATTATGAAGGGGATCAAGAGATCAGTCACTTGATCGCAAGGTTCCAATCCGAGGAGCGGAGTATTCTCTGTGCGGTCAGCTTGTGGGAGGGACTTGATGTTCCGGGTCCATCGTTATCAAACGTGATCATCTGGTCCCTGCCCTTCCCTCCGCAGGATCCTGTATTCATGGCGAAGCATCAATCCGCGGAGAATCCATTCGAGGAGGTTGACCTTCCCTATATGAAGCTGCGTCTCAGACAAGGTCTGGGCCGGCTGATACGGACTTCGACCGACCATGGCATTGCAGCGATCCTGGGAGGGACGCTGCATCAAGCAGACTCCGAGATAACCCGGCACGTGATCTCGGTTCTTCCGCCAGGAGTGGCGCTCGGCGTGCTTGAAGAATAG
- a CDS encoding 1,4-dihydroxy-6-naphthoate synthase, translating into MKIAFSPCPNDTFVFHALVHGLVPGAPEFEVTYADIDITNNWAIDRTGPEILKVSYAALPWVLEDYALLPCGGALGRGCGPLVLTQGGITSIQDPAGLSGRRVAVPSERSTAYLLFRLWAARNVPGGVGEIVVMPFDKIMPAVRDGQIDAGLVIHEARFTYPNYGLALMTDLGSWWEETTGLPIPLGAIIARRSLDLKAIAGWIQESVRYAWKHPEVSLSYIASHAQEMAPEVTQAHIDLYVNEFTGELGEEGYNAVSALLNLAADEGLVPGINPSQLIWKP; encoded by the coding sequence ATGAAGATTGCTTTCTCTCCGTGTCCGAATGACACGTTTGTCTTTCATGCTCTAGTCCACGGACTCGTTCCGGGAGCGCCGGAATTCGAAGTCACCTACGCTGATATTGATATTACAAATAACTGGGCGATTGACCGTACAGGCCCGGAGATCCTGAAGGTCTCTTACGCCGCTCTCCCCTGGGTTCTCGAAGACTATGCGCTTCTTCCCTGCGGCGGAGCCTTGGGACGTGGATGCGGCCCGCTCGTCCTTACTCAGGGCGGTATCACAAGCATACAAGATCCAGCGGGGCTTAGCGGCCGGCGCGTAGCTGTTCCAAGCGAGCGTTCCACTGCTTACCTCCTGTTCAGACTTTGGGCGGCAAGAAATGTCCCCGGCGGCGTGGGTGAGATTGTAGTCATGCCATTTGACAAAATCATGCCTGCGGTAAGAGACGGACAGATCGATGCGGGACTTGTCATACATGAAGCCCGCTTCACCTATCCGAATTACGGATTAGCACTGATGACCGATCTGGGCAGCTGGTGGGAAGAGACCACTGGGCTGCCTATTCCCCTCGGAGCCATCATCGCCCGCAGATCTTTGGATCTGAAGGCGATCGCTGGCTGGATTCAAGAGTCTGTCCGCTATGCTTGGAAGCATCCCGAAGTCTCTCTCAGTTATATAGCGAGCCACGCCCAGGAGATGGCCCCTGAGGTAACTCAGGCGCATATTGATCTCTACGTGAACGAATTCACTGGGGAACTTGGGGAAGAGGGCTATAACGCGGTTAGTGCCCTGCTGAATTTGGCAGCGGATGAAGGGCTGGTTCCTGGGATTAATCCCTCACAGCTCATTTGGAAGCCTTAG
- a CDS encoding DUF445 domain-containing protein → MALKTTKPKQNYIAGISLGVMGAGFAATLPFHDGALGLRLLQGGFEAGLVGGLADWFAVTALFRHPLGIPVPHTALLPKNREKLTEAVIAMIETELLRKESIGDKIKGIRIAELALNKVKTGIEAGTYNNAISSVLLSVVKNIPVHQLTGLIMREIQQVADQLDERAILNRLWDEIVSRGYDEKVIDLALDRVEAWVRQPEARDLLGRVGTEQVQQIKLGGLMQFAVNAFLGYLSEDKMGDLIQGFILKQVENFKDPDNLNRLKLLAILHVEVKNALERPELLEEIKGWKDNLLDKLDLEKKIEVYIESLIIRVQGIVVSREFQDQWLTPFLRTMLERLEESPERIEQGEQWIQQQAIQLVEKHYSKIGALVRENLNKLSNAELVTFIEGKVGRDLQWIRINGAICGFLVGVGLSLIRALV, encoded by the coding sequence ATGGCGCTCAAAACAACGAAACCGAAACAAAACTATATAGCAGGAATATCTCTAGGCGTAATGGGAGCCGGGTTCGCGGCTACACTTCCATTTCATGATGGTGCGCTCGGCTTAAGACTTCTGCAGGGTGGATTCGAAGCGGGTCTTGTCGGCGGTCTGGCGGACTGGTTCGCCGTCACAGCACTCTTCAGGCATCCTCTGGGTATTCCGGTGCCGCATACAGCGCTGCTGCCGAAGAACCGGGAGAAGCTCACGGAAGCAGTGATCGCGATGATTGAGACGGAGCTGCTGCGCAAGGAGAGCATCGGTGACAAGATCAAAGGTATACGGATTGCAGAGCTTGCGCTTAACAAGGTCAAGACAGGTATAGAAGCAGGGACGTACAATAATGCGATCTCATCCGTTCTGCTGTCTGTGGTGAAGAACATCCCTGTCCATCAATTAACGGGACTGATTATGCGTGAAATTCAGCAGGTGGCAGATCAACTTGATGAGAGAGCGATCCTGAACAGACTATGGGATGAGATCGTCTCACGCGGGTATGATGAGAAGGTAATTGATCTTGCCCTGGACCGTGTAGAGGCATGGGTAAGGCAGCCCGAAGCGAGGGATCTGCTCGGCAGAGTCGGAACTGAGCAAGTACAACAGATCAAGCTGGGCGGCTTAATGCAGTTCGCTGTAAATGCATTTCTCGGGTACCTTAGCGAAGATAAGATGGGAGATCTTATACAGGGCTTCATCTTGAAGCAGGTAGAGAACTTCAAAGATCCGGATAATTTGAACCGGCTCAAGCTCCTGGCGATCCTTCACGTCGAGGTGAAGAATGCCCTTGAGCGGCCGGAGCTGCTTGAGGAGATAAAGGGCTGGAAGGACAATTTGCTGGACAAGCTCGACTTGGAAAAGAAGATCGAAGTATATATCGAGTCGCTGATTATACGTGTTCAAGGGATTGTGGTAAGCAGAGAATTCCAGGATCAGTGGTTAACCCCCTTCCTGAGAACCATGCTTGAGAGACTGGAAGAAAGCCCTGAGCGGATAGAACAGGGCGAACAGTGGATTCAGCAGCAGGCGATACAGCTGGTTGAGAAGCACTATTCCAAGATCGGGGCACTCGTCAGGGAGAATCTGAACAAGCTTAGTAATGCGGAGCTGGTCACGTTCATTGAAGGAAAAGTAGGCAGAGATCTGCAGTGGATCAGGATTAACGGGGCGATCTGCGGATTTCTGGTCGGCGTTGGACTCAGCCTGATCAGGGCTTTGGTATAA
- a CDS encoding LysR family transcriptional regulator: MADFECYRSFVSIYRLRSISAAAKFRFMTQPALTHHVTALEAEVGEVLFQRTSRQTLPTEQGKMLYRQISRAVDQLERITAGFQSQSEHPVIRLGGPREYVYESIMNRVEGLPQHLNISFNETTELVDSLKLGHLDVAIMTTYIDVPGIIFVRLSKETLRLVGPANTELPDGLGESSSNVKESLEHLDWISYSSELPFIRKFWIEAFGECPPLLPRVIIPDIRIIKSMLVQGKGVSVMTDDMIKVELSNGSLKELWVPTNPITNEVWLAYRTIDQINPTIMKFVERCTCTPFST; the protein is encoded by the coding sequence ATGGCTGACTTTGAATGTTATCGCTCATTTGTGTCCATTTATCGATTAAGATCTATATCTGCGGCTGCTAAGTTCCGCTTTATGACTCAGCCAGCTTTGACCCACCATGTAACTGCACTTGAAGCTGAAGTAGGTGAAGTCTTATTTCAGCGCACGTCGCGGCAAACTTTACCCACCGAACAAGGAAAAATGTTGTATCGCCAAATTTCACGTGCTGTGGACCAGTTAGAGAGAATAACGGCTGGATTTCAGAGTCAGTCTGAGCATCCTGTTATCCGGCTCGGTGGCCCAAGAGAATACGTGTATGAATCCATCATGAATCGAGTAGAAGGGTTACCTCAACACTTGAATATTAGTTTTAATGAGACAACAGAGCTAGTTGATTCGTTAAAGCTTGGTCATTTAGACGTGGCTATTATGACAACATACATAGATGTACCTGGAATCATATTTGTCCGTTTGTCAAAGGAAACGTTGCGGCTTGTAGGGCCAGCGAATACTGAGCTCCCAGATGGACTCGGTGAATCTTCTTCAAATGTAAAAGAATCATTGGAACACTTGGACTGGATCAGCTATAGTTCCGAACTTCCATTCATACGAAAATTTTGGATCGAAGCATTTGGAGAATGTCCACCATTGCTTCCACGTGTAATCATACCTGATATTCGTATTATTAAATCAATGTTAGTGCAAGGAAAAGGCGTGAGTGTAATGACTGATGATATGATCAAGGTTGAATTATCCAATGGCTCTTTGAAGGAATTATGGGTCCCAACTAACCCCATTACGAATGAAGTTTGGTTAGCATATCGTACTATTGACCAAATCAATCCTACTATCATGAAATTTGTAGAGCGTTGCACGTGTACTCCTTTCTCTACTTGA
- a CDS encoding MFS transporter yields the protein MHFIPNTILEIRSWSRNIRLFFLANIFYQIGTGIFSLLYNLYIQGLGYGDMMNGRVVSIQSLATAIMFIPIGLIGDRTSGKRLLVIGGLFSGLLFLGRSFLVSESSLVILAVLTGLFASIFQVLAIPYLAANISKAQRLRMFSIFSSVVLAAQVFGSMGGGILADLLQALDITRLMSLRVVLLTGSITTLLAVIPLLFLSEAARADSSSRSEMEPGRTGSTEDPELPVTRPKPKEPSTEAAKDYAFISRFVVAQLLVGLGSGLVVPYLNLYFTNRFSVSLSAMSVLISLGQVMTIVSMLIGPSLAARVGPVKAVVIFQILSLPFLLLTGFTQLLLIASVSFLFRQALMNAANPIQSSIMIDRVSDRRRGIANSLMQTAFMLGWATMGPVQSYFVTTYGTYWGYAITFSITGVLYIVSSLMYFFMFRERPASTISTVG from the coding sequence GTGCACTTTATCCCTAATACGATCTTGGAAATCCGAAGCTGGTCACGCAACATTAGATTATTTTTCCTGGCAAATATTTTTTATCAGATTGGAACCGGCATCTTCTCCCTGCTATACAACCTGTATATCCAGGGACTAGGATACGGGGATATGATGAATGGACGGGTTGTAAGTATTCAATCACTGGCAACAGCCATTATGTTCATTCCCATTGGACTGATCGGAGACCGGACCAGTGGCAAGCGTCTTCTCGTAATCGGAGGACTGTTCAGCGGACTTCTGTTCCTTGGGCGCTCCTTCCTGGTATCGGAGAGCAGTCTGGTAATCCTTGCGGTTCTAACGGGTTTGTTCGCATCGATCTTTCAGGTGCTGGCTATTCCCTACTTGGCGGCAAATATCAGCAAAGCGCAGCGTCTGCGTATGTTCAGCATCTTCTCGTCGGTTGTTCTGGCTGCCCAGGTCTTCGGTAGTATGGGCGGAGGCATACTTGCTGATCTTCTGCAGGCGCTGGACATCACCAGATTGATGAGTCTGAGGGTAGTACTATTGACTGGAAGCATCACTACCCTGCTTGCCGTCATTCCACTCTTGTTCTTATCTGAAGCAGCCAGAGCAGATTCTAGCTCCAGGTCTGAAATGGAGCCTGGAAGGACAGGGTCCACAGAAGACCCAGAGCTTCCTGTAACCAGGCCAAAGCCAAAAGAGCCCTCAACAGAAGCCGCCAAAGATTATGCGTTCATCTCCAGGTTCGTTGTGGCCCAGCTGCTTGTGGGCCTCGGTTCGGGGCTCGTTGTGCCTTATCTTAATCTGTATTTCACCAACCGGTTCTCGGTGTCCCTCAGCGCCATGAGTGTCCTGATCTCGCTTGGGCAGGTCATGACCATTGTCTCTATGCTGATTGGTCCTTCGCTCGCAGCCCGTGTTGGCCCGGTCAAGGCTGTAGTGATCTTTCAGATCCTGTCCCTGCCGTTCCTCCTGCTTACCGGCTTCACGCAGCTGCTGCTGATCGCTTCCGTCAGCTTCTTATTCAGACAAGCGCTCATGAACGCGGCTAATCCGATCCAATCATCCATTATGATCGACAGAGTCTCAGACCGCAGGCGCGGGATTGCCAATTCCCTGATGCAGACGGCCTTCATGCTCGGATGGGCCACGATGGGGCCGGTTCAGTCCTATTTTGTCACGACTTATGGTACCTATTGGGGCTATGCCATAACTTTTAGTATTACAGGGGTACTCTATATTGTCTCCTCGCTGATGTATTTCTTCATGTTCAGAGAGCGGCCGGCAAGTACCATTAGCACAGTTGGTTAA
- a CDS encoding futalosine hydrolase: MNHNYTLNIPVIRRVLIMTAVPAEQEAVLRGLLGSPDGAAFDVRLAGVGSAAAAASTARILATAGDCYDLVISAGIGGGFPGRAEIGTVAVASEIIAADLGAESQEGFISVDELGFGSSRIPVQAELAARWTEALQVAGVPVQSGPIVTVTTATGTLATAAGIAGRVPGAAAEAMEGFGAATAAAQAGLPVLEIRGISNRVGPRDRSAWRIGDALAALEAAFTHLQEVLK, from the coding sequence ATGAATCACAATTACACTCTGAACATTCCCGTCATTCGGCGGGTTCTCATTATGACTGCGGTTCCCGCTGAACAGGAAGCTGTTCTACGCGGACTGCTTGGCAGCCCTGATGGAGCGGCCTTTGATGTTCGTCTTGCCGGAGTCGGCTCCGCCGCTGCTGCCGCAAGCACAGCCAGGATTCTGGCCACAGCAGGGGACTGCTACGATCTGGTCATCAGCGCCGGAATCGGAGGCGGCTTCCCGGGCCGGGCCGAGATCGGCACGGTTGCCGTGGCGAGCGAGATTATCGCAGCCGACCTGGGCGCGGAGAGCCAGGAAGGCTTCATCAGCGTGGACGAGCTGGGCTTCGGCTCGTCCCGCATTCCGGTCCAGGCGGAGCTTGCCGCCCGCTGGACCGAGGCCCTTCAGGTTGCGGGAGTCCCCGTTCAATCGGGACCGATTGTCACGGTAACAACCGCAACCGGTACCTTGGCCACGGCCGCGGGCATCGCCGGCCGTGTTCCCGGGGCCGCCGCCGAAGCCATGGAAGGCTTCGGCGCAGCCACAGCCGCAGCGCAAGCCGGGCTGCCGGTGCTTGAGATTCGCGGAATCTCAAACCGGGTTGGCCCGCGCGACCGGTCCGCCTGGCGGATCGGCGATGCTCTTGCTGCGCTAGAGGCAGCTTTCACTCATCTCCAGGAGGTGCTCAAATGA
- a CDS encoding NAD-dependent epimerase/dehydratase family protein gives MNVVLGTGPLGQAVMQELLKRGEPVTMVNSSGKGPLAEGVQVLQADLLNEVQARQMLKGAEVIYHCASPAYHKWDQLFGRMQENIVNGAAESGAKLIVAENLYMYGPVGSVMKENLPFAAMTKKGRVRGELSEQLLKAHREGKVQVVIGRGSDFFGPGVLNSAVGERFFKPIMKGKPSSVFGDPDTTHTYTYIGDFGSALVTLGSCEEAFGEVWHVPNAPAVTTRQFAKLVGASLGTEGSIQPMGRTMLRIGGLFIPAARESIEMLYQFENDFIVDSSKFSLKFGINATPMEESIARTLDWYRSRT, from the coding sequence ATGAATGTTGTGCTCGGTACAGGGCCGTTAGGCCAGGCTGTTATGCAGGAGCTGCTAAAGAGAGGCGAACCGGTAACCATGGTGAACTCCAGCGGGAAGGGGCCGCTGGCTGAAGGTGTACAGGTGTTACAAGCAGATTTGCTGAATGAAGTGCAGGCCCGGCAGATGTTGAAAGGAGCAGAAGTGATTTATCACTGTGCCTCGCCAGCGTATCACAAATGGGATCAGCTCTTTGGCAGGATGCAGGAGAATATTGTTAATGGAGCAGCGGAATCGGGCGCCAAGCTGATTGTGGCGGAGAATCTCTATATGTATGGACCCGTGGGGTCGGTTATGAAGGAGAATCTGCCATTTGCCGCCATGACCAAGAAAGGGAGGGTCAGAGGTGAGCTGTCTGAGCAGCTGCTTAAGGCACATAGAGAGGGCAAGGTTCAGGTGGTTATAGGCAGAGGGTCTGATTTCTTCGGACCCGGGGTCCTGAACTCTGCTGTGGGAGAAAGGTTCTTCAAGCCCATCATGAAGGGCAAGCCTTCTAGTGTGTTTGGTGATCCGGATACCACACATACGTATACGTACATAGGGGATTTTGGCAGCGCATTGGTTACGCTTGGGTCTTGTGAAGAGGCATTTGGTGAAGTCTGGCATGTTCCAAATGCCCCTGCGGTGACTACCCGTCAGTTCGCGAAGCTTGTGGGTGCATCGCTTGGTACTGAAGGCAGCATTCAGCCGATGGGAAGAACCATGCTTAGGATCGGCGGACTCTTTATTCCAGCTGCCCGCGAGAGCATTGAAATGCTCTATCAATTTGAGAACGATTTTATTGTAGACAGCAGCAAGTTCAGCTTGAAGTTCGGGATAAATGCGACCCCAATGGAGGAATCCATAGCAAGAACATTGGATTGGTATAGGTCTAGAACATAG
- a CDS encoding type 1 glutamine amidotransferase domain-containing protein yields the protein MGLLMNTKKILIVVTSHQEIQQELPTGLWLSEFVEVYDLLINAGHQVTVASIKGGKTPIDPNSLPQEGNAERIRDHEQLQNTVLLKEVSSDDFDAIYLPGGHGTMFDFANDISLQDMIREFAQSDRIVAAVCHGLSGLVGVTLSNGESFVKGKTLTSFTNNEEQTVQLDSLMPFLLEDRLRQLGANFISAPIFSDHVITDGNLITGQNPQSSTSLGKALLEGLEAKELLSERI from the coding sequence GTGGGATTATTAATGAATACCAAAAAGATTTTAATTGTAGTAACAAGTCACCAAGAGATTCAGCAAGAACTTCCAACTGGTCTATGGTTATCCGAATTTGTTGAGGTATACGATTTATTAATAAATGCAGGTCATCAAGTAACAGTAGCTAGTATAAAGGGAGGTAAAACTCCGATAGATCCAAACAGTTTACCTCAGGAAGGAAACGCTGAACGAATCCGTGACCATGAACAATTGCAAAATACGGTACTACTTAAAGAAGTAAGCTCTGACGATTTCGATGCCATTTATCTACCAGGAGGTCATGGAACGATGTTTGACTTCGCTAATGATATTTCACTGCAGGACATGATTCGAGAATTTGCTCAATCAGATCGAATTGTTGCAGCTGTATGTCATGGTTTGTCGGGGTTGGTGGGTGTTACATTATCAAATGGGGAATCGTTTGTGAAGGGAAAAACTCTAACATCGTTCACTAATAACGAAGAGCAAACGGTTCAACTTGATAGTCTTATGCCTTTCTTGTTGGAAGACCGTTTGCGTCAGTTAGGTGCGAATTTCATATCCGCTCCGATTTTTAGTGACCATGTCATTACTGATGGAAACTTGATTACAGGTCAGAATCCGCAATCTTCAACGAGTCTTGGTAAAGCCTTGCTTGAAGGTTTGGAAGCAAAAGAATTATTATCAGAACGGATATGA
- a CDS encoding TVP38/TMEM64 family protein: protein MQISEILSYMTEENLKNWIEQFRALGPLPGVLLPFLKSFIPPLPTLIIVGVNAAVYGLWLGFLYSWVGMVAGCMLTYLIVRRIGGHSFLARLVKKPKVARTRYWIQNNGFSYVFLLSIFPVGPFVVINIAAALAGMRFRSFLLAVLVGKGIMIFAVSWIGSDVTKYMERPVELLYIVAFIAGSLWLMKRIEARFARKDRLGRTDSG from the coding sequence ATGCAAATATCGGAAATCCTGTCCTATATGACAGAAGAGAATCTCAAGAACTGGATTGAGCAGTTTCGCGCTCTCGGTCCTCTTCCGGGTGTTCTGCTGCCCTTCTTGAAATCGTTCATCCCCCCATTACCGACCCTGATCATCGTAGGTGTGAATGCCGCGGTATATGGGTTGTGGCTGGGCTTCCTATATTCCTGGGTGGGTATGGTCGCGGGCTGCATGCTTACTTACCTGATTGTTCGGAGAATTGGCGGACATTCCTTTCTGGCACGGCTTGTGAAGAAGCCCAAAGTCGCCAGGACCAGATACTGGATTCAAAATAATGGGTTCAGCTATGTATTCCTGCTAAGTATATTCCCGGTTGGGCCCTTTGTGGTAATTAATATCGCCGCAGCGCTTGCTGGAATGAGATTCCGCTCCTTCCTGCTTGCTGTATTGGTAGGGAAAGGAATTATGATCTTTGCAGTATCCTGGATTGGTTCAGATGTAACCAAGTACATGGAGCGTCCTGTGGAACTGCTCTACATTGTGGCCTTCATTGCAGGTTCGCTATGGCTAATGAAGCGAATTGAAGCCAGATTTGCCAGAAAGGATCGTCTTGGGAGAACGGATTCGGGCTAG